One Formosa sp. Hel3_A1_48 genomic window, AACTCCTGCATAGGCAATAAAAATTGAATCGACAACATCGTAACTTGTTGTTATTTTTGGATAAACATGAAGGGTCTGTTTTGATCGTTCGTTATCATCAAAATAAACGACCTTAAATCCGGCCGTGATGTTAAAACTGGAAAGATTGAACTTGAACTTAGGAGAAAATGAAACTCCTAAATTCCCATAATCAAAAACTTGGTTTGCTGCAAAACCTTCTTTAAAACTTCCTTTTAAAAAACTCAACCCAAATTGGGTTTCCAAAGATTTGTCTAAAACCTCTAATTTAAGCTGGGTATTAAATTGTGCTCGTGATTCGTTTGAGTCATAATCATCAGAAAGGGTGTAGGCCTCGACCTCAGCGTCTTCAACAAGCCCTTGATTTAAACTCAAACTACCACTGATTTGAAAAACTGAAACAATTTGTTTAGTATCAAAGGATTCAGTAGGTGCAGTGTCAACATTTGTAGACAAGCCATACCAATGAGACATGTAGCGCTGAGCAGCAGCTCGAACGTTCCAATTTTTATTGCCTTGAGTGACATTGTATTTCAATTGAGCGGTGTTTTCTGAAAATAGGTCATCTAAGAACAAATCTTTGATGCCCCCTTGAGAAGACTGATGACTTATATAAGCACTAATTAGTCTTCCCTTTGCTATAGATTTATTCAAAAATAAATCTCCGTTAATATTGGTATAATTCCCTACAGAAAGGGCAGCAATATTACTAAATTTTCGTTCTTTTTTGAGTTGTTCTAAGCCAATAGATTTTGATTTTGCAGGAGTAAAAATAGACGCTACAGGAAATGAAAAAATTGTATAATCTATAGACTTATTATTTAGAATTTCTTGATTTTCCAAGGAAGGTAATTGCTTTAATTTGAAAGCATCAGAGATTTTTGGAGAATAAGGCTTCACTACTCTAACCAGCTGAGGATCTAGGCTATCGTTGACGATCTGCTCTTGAGCCAAACTATGAAAAGACATCAGTAAAGCCAAAGAAAAACAAATGATATGTATGTATTTAGTTCTCATTCTTATTTGTTTTGTCTTGTTGAAGTTCGATTGATGCATTAGATTTTGAAAGTTCTCGTTGATACATATCTAGTAATTGAACTGCTTCCTTAGTTAGAACATCAAAAGAAGAGAAATTTTTAATTATATTTTCTAAGATATATGTAGCTTGAAAAGCATCATTTAGAGCATAATAATTTTTGGCCATAAGTAAAAGACCTTTAGCTGCAAAGGTTCTATTGCTCGGGTGTTGCTGAATCAGTTGTTGAATCAATTCATTGGATTCAGTAAATGCACTGTCTTTATGTTTGAAAAATGCAGCAAAATAATTTGCCTCAGCACCATAAGAAGTAGAGTTTGTCGCAGCTACATTTTCGTAAGATGTTCTCGCCAAATCGTCATTCTCCAAGCTAATAGCAGATCTTGCAGTAATGATATGCGCATCATTTTTTATGTATTGATCAGTGTTTGGGTTCTCTATTATGATTTGAGCATAGTTTAATGCCATAGAAAAATCCTCTTCC contains:
- a CDS encoding TonB-dependent receptor codes for the protein MRTKYIHIICFSLALLMSFHSLAQEQIVNDSLDPQLVRVVKPYSPKISDAFKLKQLPSLENQEILNNKSIDYTIFSFPVASIFTPAKSKSIGLEQLKKERKFSNIAALSVGNYTNINGDLFLNKSIAKGRLISAYISHQSSQGGIKDLFLDDLFSENTAQLKYNVTQGNKNWNVRAAAQRYMSHWYGLSTNVDTAPTESFDTKQIVSVFQISGSLSLNQGLVEDAEVEAYTLSDDYDSNESRAQFNTQLKLEVLDKSLETQFGLSFLKGSFKEGFAANQVFDYGNLGVSFSPKFKFNLSSFNITAGFKVVYFDDNERSKQTLHVYPKITTSYDVVDSIFIAYAGVEGDLDQNTYRDLYLENPFIAPTLNILPTSMPYKLFVGTKGKLANSVSYDASAVFSRQNDAVLFQKNGIQSNLNNQPFRYGNSFGVVYDDMETLTVQGSLFFQFNNSLNITTKASFSSYGLDNEEEAWNLPKIQASLEMRYQPTNRLNLGFQGYYFGKRFDLQKTDISQENQSPKTTALDAFIDLNIDASYSLTPKWSLTLKLNNILGRNYQRWMDFPVQRAQVSAGAFYKFDF